The region ATTTTGAGTTCGCCTAAAACCTTGGGACGCTGGATGCTGAGCATCTTTGCCCCCGCGCTGGGAACCACGCGTAAAACCCTGGAAGTGGCAAGAATAATGCCGGTAAACATGGTTTTAAACCGGATAACGCCGCTTCCAAGCGTTGGAAAGAGTCAGCATGCTGCTGTATTCAAGTTCGCCGCCAAAGGGGATGCCCGTGGAAAGTCGGGTTACCTTAACCCCATTGTTATCAAGCAATTCCGAAAGAAAATGGATGGTGGCTTCGCCCTCTGGGGAAGGTTTGAGAGCCAAAACCACCTCTTCGGGAGCCAGGCTTTCGATTCTTTGCAAAAGCGCGGCGGAGCGGATTTGTTCTGGCCCCAGCCCATCGATGGGGGAGAGCAGGCTGCCCAAAACGAAATAGCGCCCGCGATAGTCGTTCATATCTTCGATAATTTGAATGTCAGCGGTGTTTTCCACCACGCAGAGCAGGTCGTCCGAGCGGTCTTCCGCACTGCAAAAAGGGCAGGGGTCGCTTTCCGCCAACATATTGCAAAATTTGCAGGTGGTAAAGCTTTCCACGGTGTTTTTGATGGTTTCCGCCAGCTCCAGGGCAAAAGAGGAATCCTGGCTCACCAAAAACCAAGCCAGGCGTCGCGCGGTTTTGCGTCCGATGCCTGGAAAGCGGTTCAGGGCTTGAATCAGCCGCTCCAATCCGGGGGAAACGAGCATTTAGAACAGCCCGGGGATTTTCATCCCTCCGGTCACCTTGCCCATAATCTCTTCCGTGGCTTCGGAAACCTGGGAATGTGCTTCCTGGATGGCAGCCAGAATGAGGTCTTCCAGCATTTCCACGTCTTCCGGGCTAACGGCGTCGGGCTCGATTTTCAGGCTTTTGATTTCAAACTTTCCGGTCATTTCCACGCGGACCACGCCGCCACCGGAAGAGGCTTCAAAGACTTTGGATTCCAGCTCCTGCTGAGATTTCATCATCTCCTGCTGCATCTTTTGCGCCTGTTTCATCAGTTGATTCATGTTTTGCATTTGTTTTATCCTTGCTGATATTTTTATGAGCCTTCTTCAA is a window of Candidatus Cloacimonadota bacterium DNA encoding:
- the recR gene encoding recombination protein RecR; this encodes MLVSPGLERLIQALNRFPGIGRKTARRLAWFLVSQDSSFALELAETIKNTVESFTTCKFCNMLAESDPCPFCSAEDRSDDLLCVVENTADIQIIEDMNDYRGRYFVLGSLLSPIDGLGPEQIRSAALLQRIESLAPEEVVLALKPSPEGEATIHFLSELLDNNGVKVTRLSTGIPFGGELEYSSMLTLSNAWKRRYPV
- a CDS encoding YbaB/EbfC family nucleoid-associated protein, producing MQNMNQLMKQAQKMQQEMMKSQQELESKVFEASSGGGVVRVEMTGKFEIKSLKIEPDAVSPEDVEMLEDLILAAIQEAHSQVSEATEEIMGKVTGGMKIPGLF